One part of the Streptomyces sp. AM 2-1-1 genome encodes these proteins:
- a CDS encoding nucleotidyltransferase family protein — MQTYPTQAVVLAGGQGSRLRPYTDDRPKPMVEIPGTGTPIIGHQLSWLAAEGVTDAVISCGHLAEVLQEWLDSAVLPLNVTTVVESEPLGRGGGLKYAAARLPDPEQPWYATNGDIWTRFSLREMAAFHAERDATATLALARPRIPWGAVETDAFGHITDFIESPPSPYLINAGVYVFSPAFTGLLPDRGDHERTTFPRLARERLLAGYPLPQGAYWRAIDTAKDLTEAARELGTGED, encoded by the coding sequence ATGCAAACGTATCCGACGCAGGCCGTGGTCCTGGCCGGTGGCCAGGGGTCGCGACTGCGCCCGTACACCGATGACCGTCCCAAGCCGATGGTCGAGATCCCGGGCACCGGGACCCCGATCATCGGCCATCAACTCTCCTGGCTGGCCGCCGAGGGCGTCACCGACGCCGTGATCTCGTGCGGCCATCTTGCCGAGGTGCTCCAGGAGTGGCTGGATTCCGCCGTTCTCCCGTTGAACGTGACGACGGTCGTCGAGTCCGAGCCGCTGGGGCGCGGCGGTGGGCTGAAGTACGCCGCCGCCCGGCTGCCCGATCCGGAGCAGCCCTGGTACGCCACGAACGGTGACATCTGGACCCGTTTCTCGCTGCGCGAGATGGCCGCCTTCCACGCCGAACGTGACGCGACGGCCACGCTCGCCCTGGCCCGGCCGCGCATCCCGTGGGGCGCCGTGGAGACGGACGCGTTCGGGCACATCACCGACTTCATCGAGTCACCGCCGTCGCCGTACCTGATCAACGCCGGTGTGTACGTGTTCTCCCCGGCCTTCACGGGGCTGCTGCCGGACCGGGGCGACCATGAGCGGACCACCTTCCCCCGGCTGGCCCGCGAGCGGCTGCTCGCCGGGTACCCGCTGCCGCAGGGCGCCTACTGGCGGGCCATCGACACGGCGAAGGACCTGACCGAGGCGGCCAGGGAGCTGGGCACCGGGGAGGACTGA
- a CDS encoding HAD-IA family hydrolase → MPMPAGTPEPTAPRGLILDFAGVLTADPRPTHRLWAESEGLHAEAWRATLNDTAEGRRLYTALEIGQLGQVEWNAQTAALLGADVDPVNLMGRAWFHVPPAARMAALARTAREAGYRLALLSNSFGLDPFNPYEHVGIWDLFDVHVISEAVGMAKPDPAIYQLTLDRLGLPGTACVFVDDHPVNLPPAEALGITTVLATDEDSAVAELERLLGLTATVAVQS, encoded by the coding sequence ATGCCGATGCCCGCCGGTACCCCCGAACCCACTGCCCCGCGCGGGCTCATCCTGGACTTCGCCGGAGTGCTGACCGCCGATCCCCGGCCGACCCACCGTCTGTGGGCCGAGTCGGAGGGCCTGCACGCGGAGGCGTGGCGCGCCACCCTCAACGACACCGCCGAAGGGCGACGCCTGTATACGGCGCTGGAGATCGGGCAGCTCGGTCAGGTCGAGTGGAACGCCCAGACAGCCGCTCTGCTCGGTGCGGACGTCGACCCGGTCAACCTGATGGGCCGCGCCTGGTTCCACGTGCCGCCAGCAGCACGCATGGCGGCCCTCGCCCGCACGGCCAGGGAGGCGGGCTACCGACTCGCCCTCCTGTCGAACAGCTTCGGCCTCGACCCCTTCAACCCGTACGAGCACGTCGGTATTTGGGACCTCTTCGACGTGCACGTCATCTCCGAAGCGGTCGGCATGGCGAAGCCGGACCCCGCGATCTACCAACTGACCTTGGACCGCCTCGGCCTTCCCGGAACGGCGTGCGTGTTCGTCGACGACCATCCGGTCAACCTTCCGCCCGCCGAAGCTCTCGGGATCACCACCGTCCTCGCGACGGACGAGGACTCCGCAGTCGCCGAGCTGGAGCGCCTGCTCGGGCTGACGGCGACCGTCGCCGTGCAGAGCTGA
- a CDS encoding helix-turn-helix domain-containing protein, translated as MGRAYDVMAATCPSRTVLHRIGARWTVFVVNALDGGPRRFTELKGHIRGITPKALTETLRSLEADGLISRHDFGENPPRVEYALTPLGDSLLVPLRAVRSWAEEHVPEIELARSRRSDAETGTG; from the coding sequence ATGGGTAGGGCGTACGACGTGATGGCGGCGACATGTCCCAGCCGCACGGTGCTGCACCGGATCGGTGCGCGCTGGACCGTGTTCGTCGTGAACGCCCTGGACGGTGGGCCGCGCCGCTTCACCGAACTCAAGGGGCACATCCGCGGCATCACGCCGAAGGCCCTGACCGAGACCCTGCGCTCCCTGGAGGCCGACGGTCTGATCAGCCGTCATGATTTCGGGGAGAACCCGCCCCGTGTCGAGTACGCCCTGACGCCTCTGGGCGACTCCCTGCTCGTGCCGCTGCGCGCGGTGCGGAGCTGGGCCGAGGAGCATGTCCCGGAGATCGAGCTGGCCCGGTCCCGACGGTCGGACGCCGAGACGGGTACCGGCTGA
- a CDS encoding helix-turn-helix transcriptional regulator, with amino-acid sequence MQWSEYTTAERLKALRNGMTQEQLAEAAEVSVGVVRKLERGGTASLPSLLSIASALGTDIAVLFGQQAPRRSMDRDERAALRSLSGATHDAALGIPAEVEPGTVDELRAVVQDADAAYWAGRYTELGVLLGALLPEARARYDASNTDERTAAAGVLADVFQTAAMAANVWGSRDLAYAALTYGRQIAVQAGDDLRDAHLAATTAWVNLRDGRTAQGFSLAATQADRIEPKMSEHDPDRLAVYGQLVTNAAVAASRGGSSAETAREYLSQAHAVGARLGSEHARGGHAQPDGPLYAATQAMSIAVALGDVPGALRLMDTVKLDDTVPLATRARYGLDVALTHVECRRWDRAADTLEDVCGMAPGWVQHQMLPGVIISRLAGVSVGRLRGLAHAAGVPLGVR; translated from the coding sequence ATGCAGTGGTCGGAGTACACCACCGCCGAGAGACTCAAAGCGCTCCGCAACGGCATGACGCAGGAGCAGTTGGCCGAGGCCGCCGAGGTGTCGGTCGGCGTCGTAAGGAAGCTGGAACGCGGCGGCACCGCCTCCCTTCCTTCATTGCTCTCCATCGCCTCCGCCCTCGGCACCGACATCGCTGTGCTCTTCGGGCAGCAGGCGCCTCGTCGCTCCATGGACCGCGACGAGCGAGCCGCCCTGCGGTCCCTGTCCGGAGCCACCCACGACGCTGCCCTCGGTATCCCGGCCGAGGTCGAACCGGGGACGGTCGACGAGCTGCGGGCCGTCGTCCAAGACGCCGACGCCGCCTACTGGGCGGGTCGGTACACCGAACTGGGGGTTCTGCTCGGCGCGCTGCTGCCCGAGGCCCGCGCACGGTACGACGCATCGAACACTGATGAGAGGACGGCCGCCGCGGGCGTTCTGGCCGACGTCTTCCAGACCGCCGCCATGGCCGCGAACGTATGGGGCTCGCGGGACCTCGCCTACGCGGCGCTCACCTACGGCCGACAGATCGCCGTCCAGGCGGGCGACGACCTTCGTGACGCGCACCTCGCCGCCACCACCGCATGGGTCAACCTCCGCGACGGTCGGACCGCGCAGGGGTTCTCGTTGGCCGCCACCCAGGCGGACCGGATCGAGCCGAAGATGTCGGAGCACGACCCGGACCGGCTGGCGGTCTACGGCCAACTCGTCACCAACGCGGCAGTGGCGGCTTCCCGAGGTGGCTCCTCCGCCGAGACCGCCCGCGAGTACCTTTCGCAGGCTCACGCCGTCGGTGCACGGCTCGGCTCCGAACACGCCCGTGGAGGACACGCGCAGCCCGACGGCCCCCTCTACGCAGCCACCCAGGCCATGAGCATCGCCGTTGCTCTCGGCGATGTCCCTGGAGCGCTGCGCCTGATGGATACCGTCAAGCTCGACGACACCGTCCCTCTCGCCACCAGGGCCCGATACGGGCTCGATGTCGCCCTGACCCACGTGGAATGCCGACGCTGGGACCGGGCCGCCGACACCCTTGAAGACGTGTGCGGTATGGCGCCCGGCTGGGTGCAGCACCAGATGCTGCCTGGCGTGATCATCTCCCGCCTGGCCGGCGTGTCAGTCGGCCGCCTGCGGGGACTGGCCCATGCCGCAGGAGTACCCCTGGGCGTCCGCTGA
- a CDS encoding DUF4265 domain-containing protein, producing MRVELEDGGVLYARETIQPSQNCTIRLIVLKDGGSAAARQTVLETFHRLGATGEDIERFRMVALDAPGKPTCRRSASSWNTVRQGSGGTGRKVCHPAWHDAV from the coding sequence ATGAGAGTGGAGCTTGAGGACGGTGGTGTTCTCTACGCCCGAGAGACGATCCAACCGTCGCAGAACTGCACGATTCGGTTGATCGTGCTGAAGGACGGCGGCTCAGCAGCCGCCCGGCAGACCGTGCTGGAGACCTTCCACCGCCTTGGCGCGACAGGCGAGGACATCGAACGTTTCCGCATGGTGGCTCTCGATGCCCCCGGGAAGCCGACCTGCCGAAGATCCGCAAGCTCCTGGAACACGGTGCGTCAAGGAAGTGGTGGCACTGGGAGGAAGGTGTGTCACCCCGCTTGGCACGATGCCGTCTGA
- a CDS encoding NUDIX hydrolase: MTQQQGTDGRPGVAAAVVVDGGRVLMVRRRVSEGPLSWQFPAGAVEPGETREDAAVRETREETGLTVAAVTPLGERVHPQTGRLMSYTACTVVDGIAHVADPEELAEVAWVTHAEIPAYVPYALFEPVREYLDAALPT; encoded by the coding sequence ACGCAGCAGCAGGGCACCGACGGGCGTCCGGGCGTCGCCGCCGCCGTCGTGGTGGACGGCGGGCGCGTACTGATGGTGCGCCGCCGGGTCAGCGAGGGGCCGCTCTCCTGGCAGTTCCCGGCCGGCGCGGTCGAACCCGGCGAGACCCGCGAGGACGCCGCCGTACGCGAGACCCGGGAGGAGACCGGGCTGACCGTGGCGGCGGTGACGCCGCTCGGCGAGCGGGTCCACCCGCAGACCGGCCGGCTGATGTCGTACACCGCGTGCACCGTGGTCGACGGCATCGCCCACGTCGCGGACCCCGAGGAACTCGCCGAGGTGGCCTGGGTCACCCACGCGGAGATCCCGGCGTACGTGCCGTACGCGCTCTTCGAGCCGGTGCGGGAGTACCTGGACGCGGCGCTGCCGACCTGA
- a CDS encoding radical SAM protein encodes MTAMSTHTQEPRSGPVPHLVASPFLAQYLLVQPGRAAGVRIPEVRYEELRTASTEGMPAPAWLADAVKRAWGAELPEAPLGDIVLVRDRSRYGYGKASWEINLGCDYDCEFCYLGEKRFEGLDWAGKQTLLRTLRDAGVLWLQITGGEALIDREFGAAYEYAHQLGMMVQVSSNGSSLRKRPIRDLFARHRPYRLTLSVYGATAETYDKVTRNRGAFGRFIQGLDAAREDRLPVRLNVIVSGDNAHETDAMVRLAESYGFPNQVFTNISPTIDGEANPLATQAESHLTARSVFTGCNAGHTFFHVNPHGIASICKVGRDPSVNLITEGVEALPRLGAIAESLQLRTGGCSGCTKVGTCRTCRPLAKLYQDAGDRRELYCQHGGYGT; translated from the coding sequence ATGACCGCAATGAGTACCCACACCCAGGAGCCGAGGAGCGGACCGGTTCCGCACCTGGTGGCCAGCCCGTTCCTCGCCCAGTACCTGCTCGTCCAGCCCGGCCGGGCGGCTGGTGTACGCATTCCGGAAGTCCGTTACGAGGAGCTGCGGACTGCCAGCACGGAAGGCATGCCCGCCCCGGCCTGGCTGGCCGACGCGGTGAAGAGGGCATGGGGCGCCGAGCTGCCCGAGGCGCCGCTCGGTGACATCGTCCTGGTCCGCGATCGGTCCCGGTACGGGTACGGCAAGGCGTCCTGGGAGATCAACCTTGGCTGCGACTACGACTGCGAGTTCTGCTACCTCGGCGAGAAGCGGTTCGAGGGCCTGGACTGGGCGGGAAAGCAGACCTTGCTCCGGACGCTGAGGGATGCCGGGGTCCTGTGGTTACAGATCACCGGCGGCGAGGCCCTGATCGACCGGGAGTTCGGCGCGGCCTACGAGTACGCCCACCAGCTCGGGATGATGGTGCAGGTCTCCTCGAACGGCTCCTCTCTGCGCAAGCGACCGATCCGGGACCTCTTCGCCCGCCACCGGCCCTACCGGCTGACCCTGAGCGTCTACGGCGCGACTGCCGAGACGTACGACAAGGTCACGCGGAACCGCGGGGCGTTCGGCCGGTTCATCCAGGGCCTGGACGCCGCCCGCGAGGACCGACTTCCGGTCCGCCTGAACGTGATCGTCTCGGGCGACAACGCTCATGAGACCGACGCGATGGTGCGCCTCGCGGAGTCGTACGGTTTCCCCAACCAGGTCTTCACGAACATTTCGCCGACGATCGACGGCGAGGCGAACCCGCTGGCCACGCAGGCGGAGAGCCACCTCACAGCCCGCAGCGTCTTCACCGGCTGCAACGCGGGCCACACGTTCTTCCACGTCAACCCGCACGGCATCGCGTCGATCTGCAAGGTCGGCCGCGACCCGAGCGTCAACCTCATCACCGAGGGCGTCGAAGCCCTCCCCCGACTCGGCGCGATCGCCGAGTCCCTACAGCTCCGCACCGGTGGATGCTCCGGCTGCACGAAGGTCGGCACGTGCCGCACGTGCCGACCGCTGGCCAAGCTCTACCAGGACGCGGGGGACCGCCGAGAGCTCTACTGCCAACATGGAGGCTACGGAACATGA
- a CDS encoding SDR family oxidoreductase, with product MERILVIGGARALGAAIARRAVKDGFEVVVGARDLTAAEGAAREIGATAVRCDLQDESTLAAAAELLKDGVDHIVTTGSAPHDVRARELDHDKLLAAFTAKVIGPMLVAKHFAPVLRPTGSMVLFSGVVGWRPGPGSLVKGTTNGAVEYAARHLAADLAPVRVNAVSPGVVDSGAWDRLGEGKAALLSRSAATTLTGRHGTSDDVVDAVMWLLRAGFVSGETIHVEGGGRHKLA from the coding sequence ATGGAGCGGATCCTGGTCATCGGCGGTGCACGGGCACTCGGCGCGGCGATCGCGCGGCGTGCGGTCAAGGACGGTTTCGAGGTGGTGGTGGGCGCCCGCGACCTGACCGCGGCCGAAGGGGCGGCCAGGGAGATCGGCGCCACAGCCGTGCGGTGCGACCTGCAGGACGAATCGACGCTCGCGGCCGCGGCGGAGCTGTTGAAGGACGGCGTCGACCACATCGTGACGACGGGTTCGGCACCGCACGACGTGCGCGCGAGGGAGCTGGACCACGACAAGCTGCTGGCCGCGTTCACGGCGAAGGTGATCGGTCCGATGCTGGTGGCCAAGCACTTCGCACCGGTACTGCGCCCGACCGGGTCGATGGTGCTGTTCTCCGGCGTGGTCGGATGGCGCCCGGGGCCGGGATCCCTCGTCAAGGGGACCACCAACGGTGCGGTCGAGTACGCCGCGCGTCATCTGGCGGCCGATCTGGCCCCGGTACGCGTGAACGCCGTATCGCCCGGTGTCGTGGACTCGGGTGCCTGGGACCGCCTGGGCGAAGGAAAGGCCGCCCTGCTGAGCAGAAGCGCCGCGACGACCCTGACCGGCCGACACGGCACGAGCGACGACGTCGTGGACGCGGTGATGTGGCTCCTGCGCGCCGGGTTCGTCTCCGGCGAGACGATCCACGTCGAGGGCGGCGGCCGCCACAAGCTCGCCTGA
- a CDS encoding 5'-methylthioadenosine/S-adenosylhomocysteine nucleosidase, translated as MRSFSGKIVVFTALPLEYRAMRARVQGPERIDHESGTIFERGRIPGTNWEVYLARVGQGNQGAAILTERAIQMIGPDAVFFTGIAGSMKHDIALGDVIVATRVFAYHGGKQEETFKTRPETWPASHRLEQAAHFAVLDPHWAQALLPADRETPEVHFKPIAAGEVVVNAQTSMLQDLLDVHYNGVAAIETEGGGFAGAASMADQVPALVIRGISDRADGSKQSTDRGGFQLIAADNAAALTIAAIQALTYPEPVGVELPASRSGTTGTPPIARALVGHPLEEPLSVAWRKELLRPWSSESATMEVHLLPEGSLRLPVRQMNQLRDELVSLGRSEGFFTATEEVSSVLETDFAAAYVRDSRQGRCVGLAVTRSGQRSCWESLPRSSGMHMPVLDPDHTQKRVAELLQLLLCLHDLPGTKFAPAVALDPAELLTVMSLEAARASNSAVLARNGGGGPVQVLPDEVWDAAIIGAAVPIIAEELTLRLMHHFRSPHNSR; from the coding sequence GTGCGTTCGTTCAGCGGAAAGATCGTTGTCTTCACCGCGCTACCCCTGGAGTATCGAGCCATGCGGGCGCGGGTTCAGGGGCCAGAGCGTATCGATCATGAGTCAGGGACGATCTTCGAGCGCGGCCGGATCCCAGGGACGAACTGGGAGGTATACCTCGCTCGAGTTGGTCAGGGAAACCAGGGCGCAGCCATTCTCACTGAGCGCGCTATTCAGATGATTGGCCCGGATGCCGTCTTCTTCACAGGCATCGCCGGCAGCATGAAACACGACATCGCGCTGGGTGATGTGATCGTCGCGACCCGCGTTTTCGCGTATCACGGAGGGAAACAGGAGGAAACTTTTAAGACCCGGCCCGAGACGTGGCCAGCATCGCACCGCCTCGAGCAGGCAGCCCACTTCGCCGTGCTGGACCCTCACTGGGCGCAGGCTCTACTGCCTGCGGACCGAGAAACCCCCGAAGTCCACTTCAAGCCGATCGCTGCTGGCGAGGTGGTGGTGAACGCCCAGACCTCCATGCTGCAGGATCTCCTAGACGTGCACTACAACGGCGTCGCGGCAATTGAGACGGAGGGAGGGGGCTTCGCAGGCGCCGCGTCTATGGCCGACCAAGTTCCGGCACTGGTCATCCGAGGAATTAGCGACCGAGCTGACGGCAGCAAGCAGAGCACGGATAGAGGCGGCTTCCAGCTCATCGCTGCCGACAACGCCGCGGCTCTGACGATTGCCGCCATCCAGGCGCTGACCTACCCCGAGCCAGTCGGGGTCGAGTTGCCAGCTTCACGCTCCGGCACCACGGGCACCCCTCCCATCGCCAGGGCTCTCGTCGGGCATCCGCTTGAAGAGCCTCTGTCGGTCGCCTGGCGCAAAGAGTTGCTACGACCATGGTCAAGTGAAAGCGCCACGATGGAAGTTCACCTACTTCCGGAGGGCAGCCTGCGATTGCCCGTGCGACAGATGAACCAGCTCCGGGACGAGCTTGTCTCCCTGGGGCGGTCGGAGGGGTTCTTCACAGCCACCGAAGAAGTGTCCAGCGTTCTCGAAACCGACTTCGCCGCTGCCTATGTCCGTGACTCAAGGCAGGGGCGCTGCGTCGGTCTGGCAGTTACTCGGTCCGGTCAGCGAAGCTGCTGGGAATCACTGCCTCGATCGAGCGGCATGCACATGCCAGTCCTTGATCCAGACCACACCCAGAAGCGTGTGGCTGAACTGCTTCAGCTCCTGCTGTGTCTCCACGATCTCCCGGGAACCAAATTTGCGCCCGCAGTCGCCCTCGACCCCGCCGAGCTCCTGACCGTGATGAGCCTAGAAGCCGCCAGGGCCTCCAACAGCGCTGTCCTAGCGCGCAACGGCGGCGGTGGCCCAGTGCAAGTCCTGCCCGACGAGGTCTGGGACGCCGCGATCATTGGCGCCGCGGTGCCGATAATCGCTGAGGAACTCACCCTGCGGCTCATGCATCATTTCCGGAGTCCGCACAATTCCCGGTAG
- a CDS encoding aminoglycoside phosphotransferase: MSRIPFEQLPDDVRQAVVDKTGPVHAARTVQGGMNSGIASVLETETGSVFVKGIPAGHPQAGAQRREAAIAPHLPASCPRLYWHLELDGWSLLGYEVVDGRHADYTPGSPDLPLVEAALTELQGVTAPPDIEIRDAMDRWAEYAPPGALHYFGGDSLLHTDFAPDNVLIIGERARLVDWAWPTRGAAWIDPGALALRLMEAGHSVESAVAFARRFPSWHGAEPPALAAFGAATAALWREIAKEGGTTWKRRMAKQAATLWHILEGKL, encoded by the coding sequence ATGTCCCGCATCCCCTTCGAGCAGCTCCCCGACGACGTCCGACAGGCAGTCGTCGACAAGACCGGCCCCGTGCACGCGGCGCGGACCGTGCAGGGCGGCATGAACTCCGGCATCGCCTCCGTGCTGGAGACCGAGACCGGCAGTGTCTTCGTGAAGGGCATCCCGGCCGGTCACCCGCAGGCCGGCGCGCAACGTCGCGAGGCGGCGATCGCCCCGCACTTGCCCGCGTCCTGCCCGCGTCTGTACTGGCATCTGGAACTCGACGGCTGGTCCCTCCTCGGCTACGAGGTCGTCGATGGCCGCCATGCGGACTACACGCCAGGCTCGCCCGATCTGCCGCTCGTGGAAGCCGCACTCACTGAACTGCAAGGAGTTACGGCGCCGCCCGACATCGAGATCAGGGACGCCATGGATCGGTGGGCAGAATACGCCCCACCAGGGGCGTTGCATTATTTCGGTGGCGATTCACTGCTTCACACCGACTTCGCCCCAGACAACGTCCTGATCATCGGCGAGCGGGCGCGGCTCGTCGACTGGGCGTGGCCGACGCGGGGTGCGGCCTGGATTGACCCGGGGGCGCTGGCGCTGCGACTGATGGAGGCCGGGCACTCGGTGGAGTCGGCGGTGGCATTTGCGCGGCGGTTCCCGTCGTGGCATGGGGCCGAGCCGCCGGCTCTGGCAGCGTTCGGGGCGGCTACCGCAGCACTGTGGCGTGAGATCGCCAAGGAGGGCGGGACAACGTGGAAGCGAAGGATGGCGAAGCAGGCGGCCACCCTCTGGCACATCCTCGAAGGGAAGTTGTAA
- the ugpC gene encoding sn-glycerol-3-phosphate ABC transporter ATP-binding protein UgpC, producing the protein MASVTFDKASRVYPGSTKPAVDQLEIDIADGEFLVLVGPSGCGKSTSLRMLAGLEDVNGGAIRIGDRDVTHLPPKDRDIAMVFQNYALYPHMTVADNMGFALKIAGVNKTDIRAKVEEAAKMLDLTDYLDRKPKALSGGQRQRVAMGRAIVREPQVFLMDEPLSNLDAKLRVSTRTQIASLQRRLGITTVYVTHDQVEALTMGDRVAVLKDGLLQQVDSPRNMYDRPANLFVAGFIGSPAMNLVEVPITDGGVKFGNSVVPVSREALTAAANRGDTTVTVGIRPEHFDIVEHGGAAATGLSKASSDAPAGLAVSVNVVEELGADGFVYGGAQVGDHHKDLVVRVGGRAVPEKGTTLHVVPRPDELHVFATSTGERLVG; encoded by the coding sequence ATGGCAAGTGTCACGTTCGACAAGGCGTCCCGCGTCTACCCCGGCTCCACCAAGCCGGCGGTCGACCAGCTCGAGATCGACATCGCGGACGGCGAATTCCTCGTCCTCGTCGGCCCCTCCGGTTGTGGCAAGTCGACCTCCCTGCGCATGCTCGCGGGTCTCGAGGACGTCAACGGCGGCGCGATCCGCATCGGTGACCGCGACGTCACGCACCTGCCGCCGAAGGACCGGGACATCGCGATGGTGTTCCAGAACTACGCGCTGTACCCGCACATGACCGTCGCGGACAACATGGGCTTCGCGCTCAAGATCGCCGGCGTGAACAAGACCGACATCCGGGCGAAGGTCGAAGAGGCCGCCAAGATGCTGGACCTCACCGACTACCTGGACCGCAAGCCGAAGGCGCTCTCCGGTGGTCAGCGCCAGCGTGTCGCGATGGGCCGTGCCATCGTGCGTGAGCCGCAGGTCTTCCTCATGGACGAGCCGCTGTCGAACCTCGACGCCAAGCTCCGTGTCTCCACCCGTACGCAGATCGCCTCGCTGCAGCGCCGCCTCGGCATCACGACCGTGTACGTCACCCACGACCAGGTCGAGGCCCTCACCATGGGCGACCGTGTCGCGGTCCTCAAGGACGGTCTGCTCCAGCAGGTCGACTCGCCGCGCAACATGTACGACCGCCCGGCGAACCTCTTCGTCGCCGGCTTCATCGGCTCTCCCGCGATGAACCTCGTCGAGGTCCCGATCACCGACGGTGGCGTGAAGTTCGGCAACAGCGTCGTCCCGGTCTCCCGCGAGGCGCTCACCGCCGCCGCGAACCGCGGTGACACCACCGTCACGGTCGGCATCCGCCCGGAGCACTTCGACATCGTCGAGCACGGTGGCGCCGCCGCGACCGGCCTCTCCAAGGCCTCGTCCGACGCCCCGGCCGGCCTCGCCGTCTCGGTCAACGTCGTCGAGGAGCTCGGCGCCGACGGCTTCGTCTACGGCGGTGCCCAGGTCGGCGACCACCACAAGGACCTCGTGGTCCGCGTCGGTGGCCGCGCCGTCCCGGAGAAGGGCACCACGCTGCACGTCGTCCCGCGCCCGGACGAGCTGCACGTCTTCGCGACCTCGACCGGCGAGCGCCTCGTCGGCTGA